One window of Mesorhizobium loti R88b genomic DNA carries:
- a CDS encoding HD domain-containing protein: MATIPAGAGIPDSKLARSITAFIRDTETELLFNHSSRVYHFGALAGLHRGLKFDRELLYAGAMFHDIGLMPSHSSQHERFEVDGAHAARDFLRSHGIPEEDAYTVWTAIALHTTPGVTVHMHPVVALVTAGVEMDVLGLTHAQYSDEERETVVQAFPRTPAFKEDIIQAFYDGIRRKPDTTFGNVKADVIADKEPHFHRGNFCSVIRNSAWR, from the coding sequence ATGGCCACCATCCCTGCCGGCGCCGGCATTCCCGACAGCAAGCTGGCGCGCTCCATCACGGCCTTCATCCGCGATACCGAAACTGAACTGCTCTTCAACCATTCGAGCCGCGTCTATCATTTTGGCGCGCTGGCCGGCCTGCATCGCGGGCTCAAATTCGATCGCGAACTGCTCTATGCCGGCGCAATGTTCCACGATATCGGGCTGATGCCGAGCCACTCAAGCCAGCATGAACGTTTCGAGGTCGATGGTGCTCACGCCGCGCGCGACTTCCTGCGCAGCCATGGCATTCCCGAAGAGGATGCCTACACGGTCTGGACCGCGATTGCGCTGCACACCACGCCGGGCGTTACGGTTCACATGCATCCCGTGGTGGCGCTGGTGACGGCCGGCGTCGAGATGGACGTGCTCGGGCTCACCCACGCGCAATATTCCGATGAGGAGCGCGAAACGGTGGTGCAAGCCTTTCCGCGGACGCCGGCCTTCAAGGAAGACATCATCCAGGCCTTCTATGACGGCATCAGGCGCAAGCCCGACACCACCTTCGGCAACGTCAAGGCCGATGTGATCGCCGACAAGGAACCGCATTTCCACCGCGGCAACTTCTGCTCGGTAATCCGCAACTCCGCATGGCGGTAG